One window of Suricata suricatta isolate VVHF042 chromosome 6, meerkat_22Aug2017_6uvM2_HiC, whole genome shotgun sequence genomic DNA carries:
- the C6H5orf58 gene encoding putative uncharacterized protein C5orf58 homolog: MFKNNVTDHKLNMEAIIKNIKTISLELKKMQELSQLLLCDLTLHLNHPVKTEDLEETEGNTPLFDESKISDVSFASNSFSV, encoded by the exons atgtttaagaaTAATGTTACTGACCATAAGCTGAACATGGAAGCCATAATTAAAAACATCAAGACGATTTCTTTGGAGTTAAAGAAGATGCAAG aACTCTCCCAGTTGCTACTTTGTGACCTTACTTTACATTTGAATCATCCTGTGAAGACAGAAGACttagaggaaacagaaggaaacacCCCCCTCTTTGATGAATCTAAAATATCAGATGTATCCTTTGCTTCTAACAGTTTttctgtctga